In one Lycium barbarum isolate Lr01 chromosome 7, ASM1917538v2, whole genome shotgun sequence genomic region, the following are encoded:
- the LOC132603952 gene encoding probable glucan 1,3-beta-glucosidase A: MATYSLCARKLLVVYYLFIISSCCKFSFSHGRDINTSFRVKAVNLGGWLLTEGWIKPSLFDGIPNKDLLDGTGLQFKSVTVGKYLCAELGGGNIIVANRTAASGWETFKIWRINSTTFNFRVFNKEFVGIDGSGNVVAAENKPGLSGTFEIVRNSDDPSRVRIKSTNGFFLQVKTEELVTADHNGGNGGWGDDDPSVFIMKTSGKLEGEFQITNGYGPIMAPQVMREHWNTFVVEEDFSFIKSNGLNAVRIPVGWWIASDPTPPKPYVGGSLQALDNAFLWARKYGLKVIIDLHAAPGSQNPWEHSSNRDGTIEWGKTDETIQQTVEVIDFLTARYDKNPSLYAVELINEPLAPEVTLDMVKKYYQAGYNAVRKHSSTAYVVMSNRLGSADSTELLTFASGLKGSVIDVHYYNLFSSVFDNMSVQQNLDFVNTNRSAELNTVTQSNGPLTFVGEWVAEWQLRNATKEDYQKFAKAQLEVFGRATFGWAYWTLKNVNNHWSMEWMIKNGYIKL, from the exons ATGGCAACCTATTCATTATGTGCAAGGAAATTACTTGTAGTCTACTACTTGTTCATTATCTCTTCTTGTTGCAAATTTAGTTTTTCACATGGAAGAGATATCAACACTAGTTTCAGAGTTAAAGCTGTTAATCTTGGAGGCTGGCTTCTTACTGAAGGATGGATTAAACCTTCACTTTTTGATGGCATCCCCAACAAAGATTTGCTC GATGGAACAGGATTGCAATTCAAATCAGTAACTGTGGGGAAATATTTGTGTGCTGAGTTAGGAGGAGGAAATATTATTGTTGCTAACAGAACAGCTGCTTCTGGATGGGAAACATTCAAA ATTTGGAGGATAAACAGCACAACTTTTAACTTTAGGGTATTTAACAAAGAATTTGTGGGAATTGATGGAAGTGGAAATGTGGTAGCAGCGGAAAACAAACCTGGCCTTTCAGGGACATTCGAGATTGTGAGAAATTCAGATGATCCAAGCCGTGTTAGGATAAAATCAACAAATGGTTTCTTCCTGCAG GTAAAAACAGAGGAGCTTGTAACAGCTGATCATAATGGAGGAAATGGAGGATGGGGTGATGATGATCCCTCTGTTTTCATCATGAAAACtagtggaaagcttgaaggagaATTTCAAATAACTAATGGCTATGGTCCAATCATGGCACCACAAGTTATGAGG GAACACTGGAACACATTTGTAGTAGAAGAAGATTTCAGTTTCATAAAAAGCAATGGACTGAATGCAGTGAGAATTCCAGTTGGATGGTGGATTGCTAGTGACCCAACACCCCCAAAGCCCTATGTTGGAGGCTCATTGCAAGCCTTAGACAATGCCTTTCTCTGGGCCAG GAAATATGGACTTAAAGTAATAATAGATCTGCATGCTGCACCTGGTTCTCAAAATCCTTGGGAGCACAGTTCCAACAGAGATGGTACTATAGAATGGGGAAAAACTGATGAAACCATTCAACAAACAGTTGAAGTAATTGATTTCCTAACTGCCAG GTATGACAAGAATCCAAGCCTATATGCAGTGGAATTAATCAATGAGCCACTAGCTCCTGAAGTTACATTAGACATGGTCAAAAAATACTATCAAGCAGGATATAATGCAGTCCGTAAACATTCTTCGACAGCATATGTggttatgtccaacagattaggaTCTGCAGATTCAACTGAACTTTTGACATTTGCCAGTGGCTTAAAGGGATCTGTAATTGATGTTCATTACTACAACCTTTTCTCTAGCGTGTTTGACAACATGTCTGTCCAGCAAAATCTTGATTTTGTCAACACTAACCGTTCTGCTGAGCTCAATACTGTTACCCAATCTAATGGTCCTCTCACTTTTGTTG GGGAATGGGTTGCTGAATGGCAACTTAGAAATGCAACAAAGGAGGATTACCAAAAATTTGCCAAGGCTCAATTGGAAGTGTTCGGACGTGCAACATTTGGTTGGGCTTATTGGACATTAAAAAATGTTAACAACCATTGGAGTATGGAGTGGATGATCAAGAATGGCTATATCAAGCTTTAA